TGATGTGCCGCAATATGCAAAGGCTAGTGGCCGTTCGCTCGAAGAGGAGGCCCGGGAACGACGCTACGATTTTTTACGTAAAGTCGCAGTTACTGTAGGCGGCGCCAAGATTGCCACAGGTCATCATGCTGACGATCAGGCCGAAACTGTCCTGATTAATTTGCTTCGAGGCGCCGGAAGTGGCGGACTACGAGGAATGCAGGCCGCTAACGGCGGAATTATTAGACCGCTTTTAGCAGTTAGCCGAAGTGAGATAGAAGCTTATTGCTTTCAAAATCAGCTCAGTCCGCGTACAGATATAACAAATTTTGAAACCGATTTCCTACGTAACAGGGTACGGCTGCAATTAGTGCCGCTGCTTGAAAAAGAATATAATCCCGCAATTAAAGATACTCTCTTTCGCACGGCGGCTGTTATCGGCGAACAGCATGATTATATAAATAAGGCGGCCGAGCAGCTATGGCCAGCCACAGTAACGGCTGATCAAGGTACATATTCAATCGATTGCCGGAAACTGTTGAGTCAACATATTGCGCTCCAGCGTGAACTTTTACGCTTGACGGTTGAAAAAAAACAAGGTAATTTAAAAGGAATAACCTTTTCCCATGTGGAAAGATTGATAATGATGGCAAAAAACGCTGCTGTGGGGAATATCGTCGAGCTACCAGGGCGTTTATTGGTTAAAAAGGGTTATCATGAGCTTCTAGTCGGCTGGAAACCTAAAATTGCCGTCGCGACAGTTCCGACTACCAACCTAACCATTCCAGGCATTACCTACATAGAACAGTTAGCTGTAAAAATCACTGCCGAAATTTGTAGCACGCGGCCGGAAAAGCAAGGTGGGCAGGTTGGTGTTTTTGACTGGCGGAGTTTAGAGGCTCCTCTTTATGTCCGTACCAGACTACCGGGTGATCGTTTTGAACCGCTTGGTCTGAAAGGTACAAAAAAATTAAAGGACTTTTTTATTGACGCTAAAGTACCACAGGAGGAACGCGACAGTATTCTCTTAGTTTGCGATAAGGGGGGCATAATTTGGGTTACCGGCTATCGCCAGGCAGAACGGGGTAGAGTAATCAGAACTACAACACAATTTTTACAGCTGACAATTCAACAATTGAAATAGACTAGGAGGAAAAAGTAATGCTGAACGATATTGAAAAAGTCCTGATAAGTCAAGAAGAATTGGCGTCACGGATTAAAGCCATCGGTGAGGAAATAACAGCCGACTACGCTGGCAAAGAAATCCTCATGATTGGCGTACTGCGGGGAGCAGTCATTTTTATGGCCGATTTGGCGCGGGCTATTAAGGTGCCGGTAGCAATTGATTTCATGGCGGTATCAAGCTATGGATCATCGACTACATCAAGTGGAATTGTCCGAATCTTAAAAGATTTGGATGAAGAAGTTCAGGGTAAGCATCTACTTATTGTTGAAGATATTATTGACTCCGGTCTTACACTGAAGTATCTTTTGGAAAACCTTAAATCGCGTAAACCGGCTAGCGTTAAGATATGTACGCTTTTGAACAAACCTGAACGCCGCAAGGCTGATGTTGAGATATCCTACAACGGTTTCATTGTTCCTGACGAATTTGTTGTGGGTTACGGACTGGATTATGCAGAAAAGTATCGTAATCTTCCGTTCATTGGCGTTCTCAAACCAGAAATTTATAAATAAAATTTAGCTGGACTGCAGTCGTCTGCTGTTTAAGCAGACGTTGAAATACAAGGTCTAAAATACATTGTTAAATGTTGCAATCAATGGTATAATATTCTGCTGTATAGGCCAAAATTTGTTATGTATGTGCTCCAGTGAGAGGAGGGCTAGTTGTTGAACAAATTTTTCCGGAATGTTAGTTTCTACTTATTAATTATCATCATTGCTATATCTATTATTGATTATTATTCGTCACGCACAACTACCACACAGGAGATTAGCTACACTCAGCTTTTAAAAAGCATTGAAGAGCAAAATGTTGAGCGTGTAACAATAGTAGATAACACCATTAAGGGCAGTTTGAAAGATGGAAAAGAATTTACAACTGTTGTGCCAGACGATCCAACCCTTATTGCCACACTGCGGGAAAAAAATATAGATATTAAGGCCGAACAGCCGCCGCAGCCGCCATGGTGGACGACGATTTTTTCATCAATTCTGCCGATTTTATTGCTAATCGGCGTATGGTTCTTTATCATGCAGCAAACCCAAGGCGGGGGTAGCCGGGTGATGTCATTCGGCAAAAGCCGCGCAAAGCTGCATAGTGAAGACAAGATCAAGGTGACTTTTGCCGACGTGGCCGGGGCTGATGAGGCAAAGCAGGAATTAGAAGAAGTAGTAGAGTTTTTAAAGCATCCTAAAAAATATAACGATTTGGGAGCTCGTATCCCGAAAGGTGTATTGCTCTTTGGACCTCCCGGCACAGGCAAAACGCTGTTAGCCAGAGCTGTTGCCGGTGAAGCCGGAGTACCTTTCTTCAGTATCAGCGGTTCTGACTTCGTCGAAATGTTTGTCGGGGTTGGGGCATCTCGTGTGCGCGATTTGTTCGAGCAAGCCAAAAAGAGTGCTCCTTGTATAGTTTTCATCGATGAGATCGATGCAGTTGGCCGTCAGCGTGGCGCCGGTTTGGGCGGCGGTCATGACGAGCGCGAACAGACGCTTAATCAATTACTTGTTGAAATGGATGGTTTTGGCGTTAACGA
This portion of the Veillonellaceae bacterium genome encodes:
- the tilS gene encoding tRNA lysidine(34) synthetase TilS, encoding MLEKIKGWIDKNRLLTKEDKIVAACSGGPDSLALVHILNILSVQYKFQLVVAHVDHMIRGEQSAADAAFVADFCAEYNLPFYKTSIDVPQYAKASGRSLEEEARERRYDFLRKVAVTVGGAKIATGHHADDQAETVLINLLRGAGSGGLRGMQAANGGIIRPLLAVSRSEIEAYCFQNQLSPRTDITNFETDFLRNRVRLQLVPLLEKEYNPAIKDTLFRTAAVIGEQHDYINKAAEQLWPATVTADQGTYSIDCRKLLSQHIALQRELLRLTVEKKQGNLKGITFSHVERLIMMAKNAAVGNIVELPGRLLVKKGYHELLVGWKPKIAVATVPTTNLTIPGITYIEQLAVKITAEICSTRPEKQGGQVGVFDWRSLEAPLYVRTRLPGDRFEPLGLKGTKKLKDFFIDAKVPQEERDSILLVCDKGGIIWVTGYRQAERGRVIRTTTQFLQLTIQQLK
- the hpt gene encoding hypoxanthine phosphoribosyltransferase → MLNDIEKVLISQEELASRIKAIGEEITADYAGKEILMIGVLRGAVIFMADLARAIKVPVAIDFMAVSSYGSSTTSSGIVRILKDLDEEVQGKHLLIVEDIIDSGLTLKYLLENLKSRKPASVKICTLLNKPERRKADVEISYNGFIVPDEFVVGYGLDYAEKYRNLPFIGVLKPEIYK